Proteins from one Patescibacteria group bacterium genomic window:
- the uvrA gene encoding excinuclease ABC subunit UvrA, whose amino-acid sequence MPQFITIKGAKVHNLKNVDVKIPRNKFVVITGLSGSGKSSLAFDTIYAEGQRRYVESLSAYARQFLDLMDKPDVEQIDGLSPAISIDQRSSSRNPRSTVGTVTEIYDYLRLLFAKIGTPHCHKCGKSLIKMSQKQIVEKIWQLPKEAEFMILSPIVKEKKGDHQQSLKRFKASGYKKIRLDGEFLSIEEADKMVFDKTKKHNIDLVVDHLRLDGMKKTKDRLKQVVDTALDFGNGFVIIYMPKEGENFVFSEFYTCLEHPEVVFSSIEPRNFSFNSPHGACTKCTGLGTKLTVDSELVIPNKKLALAEGAIRPWSRTAANQNWYSAILEAVAKKHKFSTRTPVAKLTKKQLDIILYGTGAEKYQVDLENSRFNNNHNDTFEGVMPNLERRYRETDSDYIRSEIERYMRVEICEACLGKRLKPESLNIKIVGSNIANISDQNIDDLKVFFADLPKELSKNENLIAHQILKEIQIRLVFLENVGLNYLTLDRNASTLSGGEAQRIRLATQIGSSLTGVLYILDEPSIGLHQTDNAKLIKTLKDLRDLGNSVIVVEHDEETILAADHVIDIGPGAGKHGGEIVAEGTPQAIKKNPKSLTGQYMSGKKSIPIPKKYRKGNGKNLAIIGAKAFNLKDLDVNFPLGKFISITGVSGSGKSTLMTEILAKALTKHFYRSKDNPGEHKEIKGLENIDKVIDIDQSPIGRTPRSNPATYTGAFTYIRDLFAELQEAQIRGYKAGRFSFNVRGGRCENCQGDGVIKIEMNFLPNVYVECKECHGKRYNDEALEIHYKGKDISEVLQMTVEEAMIFFRDVPNIFNKLKTLVDVGLGYIKLGQPATTLSGGEAQRIKLATELSRRSSGKTLYILDEPTTGLHFDDIKRLLEVLHRLVDKGNTVLVIEHNLDVIKSSDWIIDLGPEGGDKGGQIVAEGTPLQVAKVKNSFTGQYLAKLLKK is encoded by the coding sequence ATGCCACAGTTTATAACAATCAAAGGCGCTAAGGTGCACAACCTAAAAAATGTGGATGTCAAAATCCCCCGCAACAAATTTGTGGTGATTACTGGCCTCTCGGGTAGTGGAAAATCATCTTTAGCCTTTGATACTATCTATGCTGAAGGTCAGCGTCGATATGTGGAGTCACTGTCTGCTTATGCCAGGCAGTTTTTAGATTTGATGGACAAACCGGACGTGGAGCAAATTGATGGTTTGAGTCCGGCTATATCAATTGATCAGAGATCTTCTTCTAGGAATCCTCGATCAACAGTCGGCACAGTGACCGAAATTTATGATTATCTTCGTTTACTTTTTGCTAAAATAGGAACTCCTCATTGTCACAAGTGTGGCAAGTCTCTTATCAAGATGAGCCAAAAACAAATTGTAGAAAAAATTTGGCAACTACCTAAAGAAGCTGAATTTATGATCTTATCGCCTATAGTCAAAGAAAAAAAAGGTGACCATCAGCAGTCTTTGAAAAGATTCAAAGCTTCTGGCTACAAGAAAATTAGATTAGATGGAGAATTTTTGAGTATAGAAGAGGCTGATAAAATGGTTTTTGATAAAACTAAGAAGCACAATATAGATTTGGTGGTTGATCACTTACGTCTTGATGGTATGAAAAAAACCAAAGACAGGTTAAAGCAGGTAGTAGATACTGCACTTGATTTCGGAAATGGTTTTGTAATTATATATATGCCAAAGGAAGGAGAAAATTTTGTCTTTAGTGAATTTTATACTTGTCTAGAGCATCCCGAAGTAGTTTTTTCTTCTATTGAGCCTAGAAATTTTTCTTTTAACAGTCCACACGGCGCCTGCACTAAGTGTACTGGTTTGGGTACCAAGCTAACCGTTGATTCAGAGCTTGTCATACCAAACAAAAAATTAGCACTAGCTGAAGGGGCTATCAGGCCATGGTCAAGAACTGCCGCCAATCAAAATTGGTATAGCGCTATATTAGAGGCAGTAGCAAAAAAACATAAATTTTCTACGCGTACGCCGGTAGCCAAACTCACCAAAAAACAATTGGATATTATTTTATATGGAACTGGAGCTGAAAAGTATCAGGTTGATTTGGAAAATAGCCGCTTTAATAATAATCATAATGATACCTTTGAAGGAGTAATGCCAAATCTGGAAAGACGTTATCGTGAGACCGACTCGGATTATATAAGAAGTGAGATAGAGCGTTATATGCGTGTTGAGATTTGTGAAGCCTGCCTGGGCAAAAGACTCAAGCCCGAGTCTCTAAATATCAAGATAGTCGGTAGTAATATTGCCAATATTTCTGATCAAAATATAGATGATCTCAAAGTATTCTTTGCCGATTTACCCAAAGAATTATCAAAAAATGAAAATTTAATTGCCCACCAGATATTAAAAGAAATCCAGATACGTTTGGTATTTTTGGAAAATGTTGGTCTAAATTATCTGACACTGGACAGAAATGCCTCTACCCTTTCAGGTGGTGAGGCTCAGCGTATTAGACTGGCTACTCAGATTGGTTCTTCTTTGACGGGTGTTTTATATATTTTGGATGAGCCTTCAATCGGTCTGCACCAGACAGACAATGCCAAACTCATCAAGACGCTGAAAGACCTAAGAGATCTTGGTAATTCAGTTATAGTAGTTGAGCACGACGAAGAGACAATATTGGCCGCTGATCATGTCATAGATATTGGGCCAGGTGCTGGTAAGCACGGCGGTGAAATAGTAGCTGAAGGCACTCCTCAGGCCATAAAGAAAAATCCCAAGTCTTTGACCGGTCAATATATGTCCGGCAAAAAAAGTATTCCTATTCCCAAAAAATATAGAAAAGGAAACGGTAAAAATTTGGCCATTATTGGAGCCAAAGCTTTTAATCTAAAAGATTTGGATGTCAATTTTCCTTTGGGTAAATTTATATCTATCACTGGAGTATCTGGATCAGGTAAGTCAACACTTATGACCGAAATTTTGGCCAAAGCCCTAACTAAGCATTTTTATCGTTCCAAGGATAATCCGGGTGAGCATAAAGAAATCAAGGGCTTGGAAAATATTGATAAAGTAATAGATATAGATCAGTCCCCGATTGGTCGTACACCACGTTCCAATCCAGCTACTTATACAGGTGCTTTTACTTATATCAGAGATTTGTTTGCCGAGTTACAAGAAGCACAAATCAGAGGCTACAAAGCTGGGCGTTTCAGTTTTAATGTCAGAGGTGGCAGATGTGAAAATTGTCAGGGCGATGGGGTTATAAAAATAGAAATGAATTTTTTGCCAAATGTTTATGTTGAGTGCAAAGAATGCCATGGGAAAAGATATAATGATGAAGCGCTGGAGATTCATTACAAAGGTAAAGACATTTCCGAAGTATTACAAATGACTGTTGAGGAGGCTATGATTTTTTTCCGAGATGTGCCAAATATTTTTAATAAGCTAAAGACCTTGGTAGATGTTGGATTAGGTTATATCAAGCTTGGTCAGCCGGCTACTACCCTTTCAGGTGGTGAGGCTCAGCGTATAAAGTTGGCCACTGAGTTATCACGTCGTTCATCGGGTAAAACATTATATATTTTGGATGAGCCGACCACTGGTCTTCACTTTGATGATATCAAGAGACTCTTAGAAGTGTTGCATCGTTTGGTGGATAAAGGTAATACAGTACTTGTCATTGAGCATAATCTGGATGTCATAAAAAGTTCTGATTGGATAATAGATCTTGGACCAGAGGGTGGTGATAAAGGTGGTCAAATAGTTGCCGAGGGTACACCGCTTCAGGTGGCCAAAGTCAAAAACAGTTTCACTGGGCAGTATTTAGCTAAGCTTTTGAAAAAATAA
- a CDS encoding ABC transporter substrate-binding protein yields the protein MFSLGERSGSSLGSLFSFFKKTKEKLAPSEKDDVNQQLITQLNKKKIPSWSQLKQLPKFLNKPEKLQFIIAFLILILSSFTIAWRYYIKNSVPVPAHGGSYSEGLVGAPSLVNPILATTDADRDLVKLLFAGLMKYDENGELIPDLASGYTIDAEQTTYIFELKEGLKWHDGDPVTVDDILFTINSIKNPEYKSPFRSSFIGVQIQAINDRTVQFKLEKPFSPFLSILTIGIIPEHLWYSIPAFGANLADLNIRPVGAGPYMFKTLTRDSSGNIRSYTLKSYEDYHLSKAYINEINFKFYPDFFTGVTALQNKNIDGLNYLPKEYKNEIKSGRIVFHDFQFPQYTAVFFNPQKNELLSNNDFRHALALGVDKQRILEEVLSGDGQLINSPILPGQIGYDSELQTEIFNIDKAKEILDELGWVMPESGQFRIKKDKDDEEAAVKELSIQLTTIDQSDNVKILSIIQENWQSIGVKTELNIVPKDKIKKDIIDSRNYQALLFGEIININSGPYPFWHSSQNQNPGLNLSVLANKDVDDYLDVIKNSKTNEEKLEPLKKFQEKLLELNFAIFLYNPTYTYPTTNKLRGPESVHFINLPADRFNNINSWYVKTKRVLNSNN from the coding sequence TTGTTTTCGCTCGGAGAAAGAAGTGGATCTTCTCTTGGGTCTTTATTTTCTTTTTTTAAAAAAACTAAAGAAAAACTAGCTCCATCAGAAAAGGATGATGTAAACCAGCAATTGATAACACAGCTAAACAAAAAGAAAATACCCAGCTGGTCACAGCTAAAACAATTACCAAAATTTTTGAACAAACCGGAAAAACTCCAGTTTATAATAGCCTTTTTAATACTAATACTATCAAGCTTTACTATAGCTTGGCGATATTACATAAAAAATTCTGTACCAGTACCAGCGCATGGCGGCAGTTATAGCGAAGGCCTGGTAGGCGCCCCCAGCCTGGTCAATCCAATACTGGCTACTACTGATGCTGACCGTGATTTGGTAAAATTACTTTTTGCCGGACTAATGAAATATGATGAAAATGGCGAATTGATCCCTGACCTAGCTAGTGGATATACTATTGATGCCGAACAAACTACTTATATCTTTGAATTAAAAGAAGGCCTCAAATGGCATGACGGAGATCCTGTCACAGTCGATGACATACTCTTTACAATAAATAGTATAAAAAATCCCGAATACAAAAGTCCTTTTAGGAGTAGTTTTATCGGCGTACAAATACAAGCCATAAATGACCGCACTGTTCAATTTAAATTGGAAAAACCTTTTTCTCCATTCCTTTCAATTTTGACAATTGGCATTATACCAGAACACTTATGGTATTCTATCCCCGCTTTTGGAGCAAATCTGGCTGACTTAAATATAAGACCAGTCGGCGCTGGTCCTTATATGTTTAAAACATTGACCAGAGATTCCAGTGGCAACATTAGAAGCTATACCCTAAAATCATACGAAGACTATCACTTGAGTAAAGCTTATATAAATGAAATAAATTTTAAATTTTATCCAGACTTTTTTACCGGAGTTACTGCTTTACAAAATAAAAATATTGACGGCTTAAATTATTTGCCCAAAGAATACAAAAATGAGATAAAATCCGGCCGAATAGTATTTCACGATTTCCAATTTCCACAGTACACTGCTGTGTTTTTCAACCCCCAAAAAAATGAGCTATTATCAAACAATGATTTTAGACACGCTTTGGCTCTGGGCGTAGACAAACAAAGAATATTGGAAGAAGTCTTGTCTGGTGATGGCCAGCTCATAAATTCTCCTATACTACCAGGCCAAATTGGCTATGATAGTGAGCTACAAACCGAAATCTTCAATATCGATAAAGCCAAAGAAATATTGGATGAGCTAGGCTGGGTAATGCCAGAAAGTGGTCAGTTTAGAATAAAAAAAGATAAAGATGATGAAGAAGCCGCAGTAAAAGAGCTAAGTATTCAGCTAACTACTATCGATCAATCAGACAATGTCAAAATATTGTCTATCATCCAAGAAAATTGGCAATCTATTGGGGTCAAAACCGAATTAAATATAGTCCCCAAAGATAAAATAAAAAAAGATATTATTGATTCACGTAATTATCAGGCTCTACTATTCGGAGAAATTATAAACATAAATTCTGGTCCTTATCCTTTTTGGCATTCATCCCAAAATCAAAATCCTGGCTTGAATCTAAGTGTCTTAGCCAATAAAGATGTTGATGACTATTTGGATGTTATCAAAAATTCCAAAACCAATGAAGAAAAGTTGGAGCCACTTAAAAAATTTCAAGAAAAACTTTTGGAACTAAATTTTGCTATATTTTTATACAACCCTACTTATACTTATCCGACAACCAACAAGCTAAGAGGACCCGAAAGCGTCCACTTTATAAACTTGCCGGCTGATCGTTTTAACAACATTAACTCTTGGTACGTAAAAACTAAACGCGTACTAAATTCTAATAATTAA
- the trpS gene encoding tryptophan--tRNA ligase, translated as MKTLFSGIQPTGNLHLGNYLGAIKNWVELQKKYNCIFSIVDLHALSSNITAQEIRKNIFDLAVDLIALGIDPKKSILFQQSKVAEHTELAWIFNCITPVSELERMTQFKDKAKEQSSNINAGLFDYPVLQAADILLYKAEAVPVGEDQIQHVELTRIIAKKFNNRFGQYFPEAQAVLSPAKRVMSLNNPDKKMSKSLGEASYIAIRDSRDTISKKIKKAVSDEQGTKNLLELYSYFGDKKKHTQMTKDFSARKLMNSQLKDELTISVLKFLEPIQKKILILEKNPAKVNKILDDGAKRAQKIASKNMSTIRKLIGIR; from the coding sequence ATGAAAACATTATTTTCCGGCATCCAGCCAACTGGCAATCTGCACTTGGGCAATTATCTAGGAGCTATCAAAAATTGGGTAGAGTTACAAAAAAAATATAACTGTATTTTTTCAATTGTTGACTTGCATGCTTTGAGTTCCAATATCACAGCCCAAGAAATACGAAAAAACATTTTTGATTTGGCAGTAGATCTAATTGCTCTGGGCATTGACCCAAAAAAATCAATTTTATTTCAGCAGTCCAAAGTAGCTGAGCACACTGAACTGGCTTGGATATTTAATTGTATTACGCCTGTATCTGAACTGGAAAGAATGACTCAATTCAAAGACAAAGCCAAAGAGCAGTCTAGTAATATTAATGCCGGGTTATTTGATTATCCAGTCTTACAAGCAGCTGATATATTACTTTACAAAGCCGAGGCTGTCCCGGTTGGCGAAGACCAGATACAGCATGTAGAATTGACACGCATCATTGCCAAAAAATTTAATAACCGCTTTGGCCAATATTTCCCCGAAGCCCAGGCAGTCCTTTCTCCCGCCAAAAGAGTTATGTCTTTAAATAATCCTGACAAAAAAATGAGCAAATCTCTAGGCGAAGCCAGTTATATTGCTATCAGAGATAGCCGAGACACAATAAGCAAAAAAATAAAAAAAGCAGTTAGCGACGAACAGGGCACAAAAAATCTACTAGAACTATATAGCTACTTTGGCGACAAGAAAAAACATACCCAAATGACCAAAGACTTTTCTGCTAGAAAACTTATGAACTCTCAGCTAAAAGATGAACTGACAATATCTGTCCTAAAATTCCTAGAGCCTATTCAGAAAAAAATATTAATATTAGAAAAAAATCCAGCCAAGGTAAACAAAATACTAGATGATGGAGCAAAGAGGGCTCAAAAAATCGCCAGCAAAAATATGTCGACCATCAGAAAATTAATTGGTATTAGATAA
- the secG gene encoding preprotein translocase subunit SecG produces the protein MKNILYIVQIVISILLIATILMQQKGSGLGAAFGSESSIYRTKRGAEKFIFRLTIILAALFLLTSLANLFIS, from the coding sequence ATGAAAAATATCCTTTATATTGTTCAGATTGTGATTTCTATCCTTTTAATAGCTACTATACTTATGCAGCAAAAAGGATCAGGTTTGGGTGCTGCCTTTGGCAGTGAATCTTCTATTTATCGCACCAAAAGAGGTGCTGAAAAGTTTATTTTTAGATTGACCATTATTTTGGCAGCTTTATTTTTGCTGACATCTTTGGCCAATCTATTCATATCATAA
- a CDS encoding ribonuclease J: protein MKEMKDSTDSLLSDSSANRKKSNRRNTARKNYQNRNKKTTTKNNSKLVANPSASGTHTPGKNTAQKSSHKKYHPKTQKASPMHSVGNKLRIIPIGGCEEVGRNMTVFEYGSDIVIVDMGLQWPEEDMPGIDYIIPNVEYLKGKEKNIRAVIITHGHYDHIGAIPHLIPKLGNPTIYATPLTLGIIAKRQEDYRGNPPLKLKSIDTNSKLVLGKFKASFFGVSHNIPGSVGVVLETPIGKVLHTGDFKIDAKASGDAPTEIAKIKALGRQNVLALMADSTNAPEVGRQLTEGDIQTNIDEILKQAKGRIIVGTFASLLGRIQQILWAAEKINKKVVIEGFSMKRNVELAQQLGYMKVKKGTIIQLKDMKDYPDNNIIIMCTGAQGEDNAVLMRIATGEHKKLHVEQGDTIVFSSSVIPGNERSVQRLKDSLYRKGAEVIHYKMMDVHAGGHAKQEDLFDMIKMVQPMYHIPVYGNHSFLKIHAKIAQRAGIPLNRIFVPDNGQVIEFDSQRNGKLLKEKVPSEYVFVDGLGVGDVSHIVLRDRQMMAADGMVVVIATVSSKTGKLVHSPDIISRGFIYMRENKEMIEAIRTKIKNIINEHNKTNGKINDVYVKEALRNELGQFIFQKTKRRPMVLPVIIEV, encoded by the coding sequence ATGAAAGAAATGAAAGATTCAACTGATAGCCTACTGTCAGATAGTTCTGCCAATAGAAAAAAATCTAATCGCAGAAATACTGCTAGAAAAAATTATCAGAACAGAAACAAGAAAACAACCACAAAAAACAATTCAAAGTTGGTTGCCAACCCGAGCGCATCGGGAACCCATACACCAGGAAAGAATACTGCCCAAAAAAGCAGCCACAAAAAATATCACCCAAAGACCCAAAAAGCTAGCCCAATGCATTCTGTTGGCAACAAGCTAAGGATAATACCTATTGGCGGTTGTGAAGAAGTCGGACGAAACATGACTGTCTTTGAATATGGCAGCGACATTGTAATAGTTGATATGGGATTGCAATGGCCTGAAGAAGATATGCCAGGTATTGATTATATTATCCCTAATGTAGAATATCTAAAAGGCAAAGAAAAAAATATCCGCGCAGTCATTATTACTCATGGTCACTATGACCACATTGGAGCTATACCTCATTTGATACCCAAATTGGGCAACCCAACTATCTATGCCACTCCTCTAACTCTAGGCATAATTGCCAAAAGACAGGAAGACTATAGGGGCAATCCACCGCTCAAGTTAAAATCTATTGATACTAACAGCAAACTGGTTTTGGGAAAATTCAAAGCTTCATTTTTTGGAGTCAGTCACAACATCCCAGGGTCAGTAGGTGTAGTTTTGGAAACTCCAATTGGCAAGGTGCTACACACCGGAGATTTTAAAATTGATGCCAAGGCATCAGGAGATGCTCCGACTGAAATCGCCAAAATAAAAGCTTTGGGACGTCAAAATGTCCTAGCCCTAATGGCAGACTCAACTAATGCCCCAGAAGTTGGCCGTCAGCTGACTGAAGGAGATATCCAGACAAACATTGATGAGATACTAAAACAAGCCAAAGGACGTATCATAGTTGGTACCTTTGCCTCACTTCTCGGACGTATCCAACAAATCCTCTGGGCTGCAGAAAAAATAAATAAAAAAGTAGTCATAGAAGGATTTTCTATGAAAAGAAACGTAGAGCTGGCCCAACAACTGGGCTATATGAAAGTCAAAAAAGGCACCATCATCCAACTCAAGGACATGAAAGACTATCCGGATAATAACATTATTATTATGTGTACTGGCGCTCAGGGTGAAGACAATGCTGTGCTTATGCGTATTGCTACCGGTGAGCACAAAAAACTCCATGTAGAACAAGGTGACACTATTGTCTTTTCATCGTCTGTTATACCTGGCAACGAAAGGTCTGTCCAAAGATTAAAAGATAGTCTATACAGAAAAGGAGCCGAGGTCATCCACTATAAAATGATGGATGTCCATGCCGGTGGTCATGCCAAACAAGAAGATTTGTTTGATATGATAAAGATGGTCCAACCAATGTACCATATCCCTGTCTATGGAAATCACTCTTTCTTAAAAATCCATGCTAAGATTGCCCAGAGAGCCGGCATTCCTCTAAATAGAATATTTGTACCCGACAATGGGCAAGTCATAGAATTTGACAGCCAAAGAAATGGTAAGCTACTCAAAGAAAAAGTACCGTCTGAATATGTGTTTGTAGACGGTCTGGGAGTTGGTGATGTATCACACATTGTACTACGCGACCGTCAAATGATGGCAGCCGATGGTATGGTAGTAGTGATTGCCACAGTTTCAAGCAAAACTGGCAAGCTAGTTCACTCGCCTGATATAATATCGCGTGGTTTTATCTATATGAGGGAAAACAAAGAAATGATAGAGGCCATCCGAACTAAAATAAAAAACATCATAAATGAACACAACAAAACCAACGGCAAGATAAATGATGTCTACGTCAAAGAAGCTCTGAGAAACGAGTTGGGACAATTTATTTTTCAAAAGACAAAACGTCGTCCGATGGTCTTACCAGTTATCATAGAAGTCTAA